The following are encoded together in the Phocoena sinus isolate mPhoSin1 chromosome 11, mPhoSin1.pri, whole genome shotgun sequence genome:
- the PRKCD gene encoding protein kinase C delta type isoform X1, whose product MAPFLRISFNSYELGSLQAADEASQPFCAVRMKEALSTERGKTLVQKKPTMYPEWKSSFDAHIYEGRVIQIVLMRAAEEPVSEVTVGVSVLAERCKKNNGKAEFWLDLQPQAKVLMSVQYFLEDIDCKQSMRGEDGAKFPTMNRRGAIKQAKIHYIKNHEFIATFFGQPTFCSVCRDFVWGLNKQGYKCRQCNAAIHKKCIDKIIGRCTGTAANSRDTIFQKERFNIDMPHRFKVYNYMSPTFCDHCGSLLWGLVKQGLKCEDCGMNVHHKCQTKVANLCGINQKLLAEALNQVTQRPARRSDSETAETVGIYQNFEKKPGVSGDDVPGTGTYGKIWESSTKCSIENFTFIKILGKGSFGKVLLAELKGKKEFFAIKALKKDVVLIDDDVECTMVEKRVLALSGENPFLTHLFCTFQTKDHLFFVMEFLNGGDLMYHIQDKGRFELYRATFYAAEIVCGLQFLHQKGIIYRDLKLDNVMLDRDGHIKIADFGMCKENMFGDKQASTFCGTPDYIAPEILQGLKYSFSVDWWSFGVLLYEMLIGQSPFHGDDEDELFESIRVDSPYYPRWITRESKDILEKLLERDTTRRLGVTGNIKIHPFFKTINWALLEKRAVEPPFKPRVRSAGDYNNFDQEFLNEKPRLSYSDKNLIDSMDQTAFAGFSFVNPKFERLLEN is encoded by the exons ATGGCACCGTTCCTGCGCATCTCCTTCAACTCCTACGAGCTGGGCTCCCTGCAGGCCGCAGATGAGGCAAGCCAGCCCTTCTGTGCTGTGAGGATGAAGGAGGCACTCAGCACAG AGCGTGGGAAGACGCTGGTGCAGAAGAAGCCCACCATGTACCCCGAGTGGAAGTCCTCGTTTGATGCCCACATCTACGAAGGTCGCGTCATCCAGATTGTGCTGATGCGAGCCGCGGAGGAGCCAGTGTCCGAGGTGACAGTGGGTGTGTCGGTGCTGGCCGAGCGCTGCAAGAAGAACAATGGCAAGGCCGAGTTCTGG CTGGACCTGCAACCCCAGGCCAAGGTGTTGATGTCTGTGCAGTATTTCCTGGAAGACATAG ATTGCAAGCAGTCAATGCGGGGTGAAGACGGGGCCAAGTTCCCAACGATGAACCGCCGTGGAGCCATCAAACAGGCCAAAATTCACTACATCAAGAACCATGAGTTTATCGCCACCTTCTTTGGACAGCCCACTTTCTGCTCTGTGTGCAGAGACTTTGTTTG GGGTCTCAACAAGCAAGGCTACAAGTGCAGGC AATGCAACGCTGCCATCCACAAGAAATGCATCGACAAGATCATTGGCCGGTGTACGGGCACTGCAGCCAACAGCCGGGATACCATA TTCCAGAAAGAACGTTTCAACATTGACATGCCACACCGGTTCAAGGTTTATAACTACATGAGCCCCACCTTCTGCGACCACTGCGGCAGCCTGCTCTGGGGGCTGGTGAAGCAGGGATTAAAGTGTGAAG aTTGTGGCATGAACGTGCACCATAAGTGCCAGACGAAGGTGGCCAACCTCTGTGGCATCAACCAGAAGCTCTTGGCCGAGGCCTTGAACCAAGTCACCCAG AGACCTGCCCGGAGGTCGGACTCCGAGACTGCAGAGACTGTTGGGATCTACCAGAATTTTGAGAAGAAGCCAGGAGTCTCTGGAGATGATGTCCCAG GAACTGGGACCTACGGCAAGATCTGGGAGAGCAGCACCAAGTGCAGCATTGAGAACTTCACCTTCATCAAGATCCTGGGTAAAGGCAGCTTCGGGAAG GTGCTGCTCGCAGAGCTGAAGGGCAAAAAGGAATTCTTCGCCATCAAGGCCCTCAAGAAGGACGTGGTTCTGATCGATGATGACGTGGAGTGCACGATGGTGGAGAAGCGGGTGCTGGCGCTCTCCGGGGAGAATCCCTTTCTCACCCATCTCTTCTGCACCTTCCAGACCAAG GACCACCTGTTCTTTGTGATGGAGTTCCTCAATGGGGGCGACCTGATGTATCACATCCAGGACAAAGGCCGCTTCGAGCTCTACCGTGCCAC GTTTTATGCGGCTGAGATAGTCTGTGGACTACAGTTTCTACACCAGAAAGGGATCATTTACAG GGACCTTAAGCTGGACAACGTGATGCTGGACCGGGACGGCCACATCAAGATTGCTGACTTCGGCATGTGCAAGGAGAACATGTTTGGGGACAAACAGGCCAGCACCTTCTGCGGCACCCCTGACTACATCGCCCCCGAG ATCCTGCAGGGCCTGAAGTACTCATTCTCCGTGGACTGGTGGTCCTTTGGAGTTCTTCTCTATGAGATGCTCATTGGTCAGTCCCCCTTCCACGGTGACGATGAGGACGAACTCTTCGAGTCCATCCGTGTGGACTCACCGTATTATCCCCGCTGGATCACCAGGGAGTCCAAGGACATCCTGGAGAAG CTGCTTGAACGGGATACAACCAGGAGGCTGGGAGTGACAGGGAACATCAAAATCCACCCCTTCTTCAAGACCATCAACTGGGCTCTGCTGGAGAAACGTGCAGTGGAGCCGCCCTTCAAGCCCAGAGTG AGGTCCGCTGGAGACTACAACAACTTCGACCAGGAGTTCCTGAACGAGAAGCCGCGCCTCTCCTACAGCGACAAGAACCTCATCGACTCCATGGACCAAACAGCATTTGCCGGCTTCTCCTTTGTGAACCCCAAATTCGAGAGGCTCCTGGAAAATTGA
- the PRKCD gene encoding protein kinase C delta type isoform X2 translates to MAPFLRISFNSYELGSLQAADEASQPFCAVRMKEALSTERGKTLVQKKPTMYPEWKSSFDAHIYEGRVIQIVLMRAAEEPVSELDLQPQAKVLMSVQYFLEDIDCKQSMRGEDGAKFPTMNRRGAIKQAKIHYIKNHEFIATFFGQPTFCSVCRDFVWGLNKQGYKCRQCNAAIHKKCIDKIIGRCTGTAANSRDTIFQKERFNIDMPHRFKVYNYMSPTFCDHCGSLLWGLVKQGLKCEDCGMNVHHKCQTKVANLCGINQKLLAEALNQVTQRPARRSDSETAETVGIYQNFEKKPGVSGDDVPGTGTYGKIWESSTKCSIENFTFIKILGKGSFGKVLLAELKGKKEFFAIKALKKDVVLIDDDVECTMVEKRVLALSGENPFLTHLFCTFQTKDHLFFVMEFLNGGDLMYHIQDKGRFELYRATFYAAEIVCGLQFLHQKGIIYRDLKLDNVMLDRDGHIKIADFGMCKENMFGDKQASTFCGTPDYIAPEILQGLKYSFSVDWWSFGVLLYEMLIGQSPFHGDDEDELFESIRVDSPYYPRWITRESKDILEKLLERDTTRRLGVTGNIKIHPFFKTINWALLEKRAVEPPFKPRVRSAGDYNNFDQEFLNEKPRLSYSDKNLIDSMDQTAFAGFSFVNPKFERLLEN, encoded by the exons ATGGCACCGTTCCTGCGCATCTCCTTCAACTCCTACGAGCTGGGCTCCCTGCAGGCCGCAGATGAGGCAAGCCAGCCCTTCTGTGCTGTGAGGATGAAGGAGGCACTCAGCACAG AGCGTGGGAAGACGCTGGTGCAGAAGAAGCCCACCATGTACCCCGAGTGGAAGTCCTCGTTTGATGCCCACATCTACGAAGGTCGCGTCATCCAGATTGTGCTGATGCGAGCCGCGGAGGAGCCAGTGTCCGAG CTGGACCTGCAACCCCAGGCCAAGGTGTTGATGTCTGTGCAGTATTTCCTGGAAGACATAG ATTGCAAGCAGTCAATGCGGGGTGAAGACGGGGCCAAGTTCCCAACGATGAACCGCCGTGGAGCCATCAAACAGGCCAAAATTCACTACATCAAGAACCATGAGTTTATCGCCACCTTCTTTGGACAGCCCACTTTCTGCTCTGTGTGCAGAGACTTTGTTTG GGGTCTCAACAAGCAAGGCTACAAGTGCAGGC AATGCAACGCTGCCATCCACAAGAAATGCATCGACAAGATCATTGGCCGGTGTACGGGCACTGCAGCCAACAGCCGGGATACCATA TTCCAGAAAGAACGTTTCAACATTGACATGCCACACCGGTTCAAGGTTTATAACTACATGAGCCCCACCTTCTGCGACCACTGCGGCAGCCTGCTCTGGGGGCTGGTGAAGCAGGGATTAAAGTGTGAAG aTTGTGGCATGAACGTGCACCATAAGTGCCAGACGAAGGTGGCCAACCTCTGTGGCATCAACCAGAAGCTCTTGGCCGAGGCCTTGAACCAAGTCACCCAG AGACCTGCCCGGAGGTCGGACTCCGAGACTGCAGAGACTGTTGGGATCTACCAGAATTTTGAGAAGAAGCCAGGAGTCTCTGGAGATGATGTCCCAG GAACTGGGACCTACGGCAAGATCTGGGAGAGCAGCACCAAGTGCAGCATTGAGAACTTCACCTTCATCAAGATCCTGGGTAAAGGCAGCTTCGGGAAG GTGCTGCTCGCAGAGCTGAAGGGCAAAAAGGAATTCTTCGCCATCAAGGCCCTCAAGAAGGACGTGGTTCTGATCGATGATGACGTGGAGTGCACGATGGTGGAGAAGCGGGTGCTGGCGCTCTCCGGGGAGAATCCCTTTCTCACCCATCTCTTCTGCACCTTCCAGACCAAG GACCACCTGTTCTTTGTGATGGAGTTCCTCAATGGGGGCGACCTGATGTATCACATCCAGGACAAAGGCCGCTTCGAGCTCTACCGTGCCAC GTTTTATGCGGCTGAGATAGTCTGTGGACTACAGTTTCTACACCAGAAAGGGATCATTTACAG GGACCTTAAGCTGGACAACGTGATGCTGGACCGGGACGGCCACATCAAGATTGCTGACTTCGGCATGTGCAAGGAGAACATGTTTGGGGACAAACAGGCCAGCACCTTCTGCGGCACCCCTGACTACATCGCCCCCGAG ATCCTGCAGGGCCTGAAGTACTCATTCTCCGTGGACTGGTGGTCCTTTGGAGTTCTTCTCTATGAGATGCTCATTGGTCAGTCCCCCTTCCACGGTGACGATGAGGACGAACTCTTCGAGTCCATCCGTGTGGACTCACCGTATTATCCCCGCTGGATCACCAGGGAGTCCAAGGACATCCTGGAGAAG CTGCTTGAACGGGATACAACCAGGAGGCTGGGAGTGACAGGGAACATCAAAATCCACCCCTTCTTCAAGACCATCAACTGGGCTCTGCTGGAGAAACGTGCAGTGGAGCCGCCCTTCAAGCCCAGAGTG AGGTCCGCTGGAGACTACAACAACTTCGACCAGGAGTTCCTGAACGAGAAGCCGCGCCTCTCCTACAGCGACAAGAACCTCATCGACTCCATGGACCAAACAGCATTTGCCGGCTTCTCCTTTGTGAACCCCAAATTCGAGAGGCTCCTGGAAAATTGA